From the genome of Saccopteryx bilineata isolate mSacBil1 chromosome 6, mSacBil1_pri_phased_curated, whole genome shotgun sequence, one region includes:
- the LOC136309116 gene encoding fer-1-like protein 4 isoform X1 has translation MALTVNVRRLTGLPGTHDRQVRLNFRGFTQKTRRIHCGQEADIGELFRWPHFGAPLTRECLSVQVVNCSRVFSPRSLGTLVISLQQLQSAGHLVLREALVDENLQVSPIQVELDLKYQPPEGTAGTWAEEDFGAPIRDSSELVIPNVGFQELEPGEARLERRAVALGRRLAQGLAQQDDEDELELELELDLEDEPDVELSGITFSPLKSRARDPARRDHFHVSRAQDFQVGVTVLEAQKLVGVNINPYVAVCVGEQRRVTATQRGTNCPFYNEYFLFEFHETQLHLQDLLLEITAFHSQTLPFMAARIGTFRMDLGIILDQPDGHFYQKWAPLHDPRDTRAGTKGFIKVTLSVRARGDLSPSLPPPGLGHGSDIEKNLLLPRGVPAERPWARLRVRVYRAEGLPALRPGLLGSLARALQDQRVLVDPYVRVSFLGQQGETSVRGEAAAPEWNEQLSFVELFPPLTRGLRLQLRDDAPLLDAPLATHVLDLRQISHPGRAAGFNPTFGPAWVPLYGSPPSGGLRDGLQSLNEGLGQGIWFRGRLLVAVSMEVLEGRAEPEPLQAPQGSRLSKLMGKKKKARRSQTPTPTPTGMPQHLDGSSSASGPEVPSAMEVEVEELLPLPENALAPCEDFLLFGVLFEATMIDPTVATASQPISFEISIGPAGRQEKQMGQGSKTGEEMEGAEGEAQPLLESEVGVRPVEEEELGTPAQRPEPMDGSGPYLCLPLRHRKPCVRVWSRWEDHTWRLHSSNCVRKVAQRLDQGLQEAESLQRRPGPGACTRLKQALEELVAGSRQFCHGAERRTMTRPNALDRCRGKLLLHSLNLLAKQGLRLLRGLRQGNVQKKVALAKKLLTKLRFLAQEPQPPLPDVLVWMLSGRRRVAWTRVPAQDVLFAVAEEERGQDCGKIQSLLLTAPGAAPGEVCAKLELFLWLGLGRQAKACTSGLPQDLLPEPSAGLPHSLHRDDFSYFQLRAHLYQARGVLAADDTGLSDPFARVLISTQCQTTRVLEQTLSPLWDELLVFDQLIVDGRREHLQQEPPLVIINVFDHNKFGPAVFLGRALAAPRVKLMEDPYQHPELQFFPLKKGPRAAGELIATFELIELDYSGRLEPSVPSDVEPQDLTSLVKPLSGRLSLPPSVHPVLREFRVEVLFWGLRGLGRVHLFEVEQPQVVLELAGRRVESEVLASYRDSPNFTELVRHLTVDLPERPYLQPPLSILVIERRAFGRTVLVGSHIVPHMMRFTLRDHEDPLEEEGEEETDLIPKEPEGQKSLDPLFVEAGMPTRLLKTPLKKLPPRSLLNQGSELEEDIPDPEELDWWSKYYASLQALQGQPSFDEDEMDGPGDSDAVNLTSVDGEAQDQGQAEVKGTVSLKKAITTLKIYTSSLEEEFNHFEDWLTVFPLYRGQGGQDGDGEEEGSRNVVGKFKGSFLIYPESEAVSYLEPQISRGIPQNRPIKLLVRVYVVKATNLAPADPNGKADPYVVVSAGRERQDTKERYIPKQLNPIFGEILELSVSLPAETELTVAVFDHDLVGSDDLIGETHIDLENRFYSHHRANCGLASQYNVDGYNAWRDAFRPSQILAGLCQHCGLPAPEYRVGAVKVGSKVFLTPPETRLPDRGGPKVASEVPEEEGQALLVLRRWQEMPGLGIQLVPEHVETRPLYHPRSPGLLQGSLHLWIDIFPRDVPAPPPVDIKPRQPISYELRVIIWNTEDVVLDDVNPLTGEMSSDIYVKSWVKGLEQDKQETDVHFNSLTGEGNFNWRFVFRFDYLPTEREVSVRRKPGPFALEEAEFRQPAVLVLQVWDYDRISANDFLGSLELQLPDMVRGTRVPELCSVRLARDGAAPRCSLFRCRRLRGWWPVLKLREPEDEEREQREAQAGKKRRKRRKGRPEDFEFTDAGGNAYILTGKVEAEFELLTVEEAEKRPVGKGRKEPEPLEKPNRPKTSFNWFVNPLKTFVFFICRRYWRILVLLLLLALIVIFLLLVFYTIPGQISEAIFLPLQHPRGPNGPQTRAP, from the exons ATGGCTCTGACCGTGAATGTGCGGCGTCTGACGGGGCTGCCAGGCACTCATGACCGACAAGTGAGGCTCAACTTTCGGG GTTTTACCCAGAAAACAAGGAGAattcactgtggccaagaagCAGATATTGGTGAG CTATTCCGTTGGCCACACTTTGGGGCTCCGTTGACTAGGGAGTGTCTGTCTGTGCAGGTGGTCAACTGCAGCCGTGTGTTCAGCCCCAG GTCTCTGGGAACCCTGGTGATCTCCCTGCAGCAGCTACAGAGTGCTGGGCATTTGGTGCTGCGGGAGGCCCTAGTGGATGAAAATCTGCAAGTGTCCCCG ATCCAGGTGGAGCTTGACCTGAAGTACCAGCCCCCAGAGGGCACAGCTGGAACCTGGGCAGAGGAGGACTTTGGGGCACCCATCCGGGACAG CTCAGAGCTGGTCATCCCCAATGTGGGCTTCCAGGAGCTGGA GCCCGGGGAGGCCCGGCTGGAGCGGCGGGCTGTGGCACTGGGCCGCAGACTAGCTCAAGGCCTAGCCCAGCAGGACGATGAGGacgagctggagctggagctggagctggatcTGGAAGATGAGCCTGACGTGGAGCTTTCCGGCATCACATTCAGCCCCCTCAAGAG ccgagccAGGGACCCAGCCCGCAGGGATCACTTCCACGTGTCCAGAGCCCAGGACTTCCAG GTGGGGGTCACAGTGCTAGAGGCCCAGAAGCTGGTGGGAGTCAATATTAACCCCTATGTggctgtgtgtgttggggagcaACGCAGAGTGACCGCCACTCAGCGTGGGACCAATTGCCCTTTCTACAATGAG TACTTCTTGTTTGAGTTTCACGAGACCCAACTTCACCTCCAAGACTTGCTGCTGGAGATTACG gctttccaTTCGCAGACCCTCCCCTTCATGGCCGCCCGGATTGGCACTTTCAGGATGGACCTGGGCATTATCTTGGACCAGCCAG ATGGCCACTTCTACCAGAAATGGGCTCCACTGCACGACCCCCGGGACACCCGCGCTGGGACCAAAGGCTTCATCAAGGTCACTTTGTCCGTGAGGGCGCGCGGGGACCTGTCCCCTTCGCTGCCACCCCCGGGCCTGGGGCACGGTTCAGACATCGAGAA GAACCTGCTCCTGCCTCGCGGGGTGCCCGCGGAGCGGCCGTGGGCGCGGCTGCGCGTGCGCGTGTACCGCGCCGAGGGCCTTCCGGCGCTGCGCCCCGGGCTGCTGGGCAGCCTGGCCCGCGCCCTGCAGGACCAGCGCGTCCTCGTGGACCCCTACGTGCGGGTGTCTTTTCTGGGCCAGCAG GGCGAGACGTCGGTGCGCGGAGAGGCGGCGGCCCCCGAGTGGAACGAGCAGCTGAGCTTCGTGGAGCTCTTCCCGCCGCTGACGCGCGGCCTTCGTTTGCAGCTAAGGGATGACGCGCCCCTGCTCGACGCGCCCCTCGCCACTCACGTGCTGGACCTGAGGCAGATCTCCCACCCGGGCCGCGCAG CGGGGTTTAACCCCACTTTTGGTCCGGCCTGGGTGCCTCTCTATGGCTCGCCCCCCAGCGGGGGACTCCGGGATGGTCTTCAAAGTCTCAACGAAGGCCTTGGCCAAGGCATTTGGTTCCGTGGCCGCCTGCTGGTGGCTGTGTCCATGGAGGTGTTGGAAGGGAGAGCTGAACCCGAGCCTCTCCAGGCCCCACAGGGGTCCAGGTTGTCCAAGCTcatgggaaagaagaagaaagccaggCGGAGCCAGACGCCAACGCCAACGCCAACGGGGATGCCACAGCACCTGGATGGCAGCTCCAGCGCTAGTGGGCCTGAGGTTCCTAGTgccatggaggtggaggtggaggagttGCTGCCGCTGCCCGAG AATGCCTTGGCACCCTGTGAAGATTTCCTGCTTTTCGGTGTGCTCTTTGAGGCCACCATGATTGACCCCACCGTGGCCACGGCCTCCCAGCCTATCAGCTTTGAGATCTCCATTG GTCCTGCGGGCcgccaggagaagcagatgggccaaGGGTCCAAGActggggaggagatggagggcgCGGAGGGGGAGGCACAGCCTCTGCTGGAGTCGGAGGTGGGAGTCAGGccggtggaggaggaggagctggggacccctgctcagcGGCCTGAACCCATGGATGGCAGCGG GCCATATCTCTGCCTGCCCCTGCGTCACCGCAAGCCGTGCGTGCGCGTGTGGAGTCGCTGGGAGGATCACACGTGGCGCCTGCACAGCAGTAACTGTGTGCGGAAAGTGGCCCAGAGGCTG GACCAGGGGCTCCAGGAAGCTGAGAGTCTGCAGCGCAGGCCAGGACCTGGGGCCTGCACACGTCTCAAGCAGGCATTGGAAGAGCTGGTGGCTGGCAGCAG ACAGTTTTGCCACGGTGCAGAGCGCAGGACAATGACCCGGCCCAACGCCCTGGACAGATGCCGAGGGAAACTCCTGCTGCATAGCCTG AACCTGCTGGCAAAGCAAGGACTGCGCCTTCTACGGGGCCTGAGACAGGGCAACGTGCAAAAGAAGGTGGCGCTGGCCAAGAAGCTCCTCACAAAACTGCGCTTCCTGGCCCAAGAG CCCCAGCCACCACTCCCGGACGTGCTGGTCTGGATGCTCAGTGGGCGGCGCCGTGTGGCCTGGACCCGGGTTCCAGCCCAGGATGTGCTGTTCGCTGTGGCCGAAGAAGAACGAGGCCAGGACTGTGGGAAGATCCAGAGTCTGCTGCTCACA GCACCTGGGGCAGCTCCTGGCGAGGTCTGTGCTAAGCTGGAGCTCTTCCTGTGGCTGGGGCTGGGCAGACAAGCCAAGGCCTGCACCTCGGGGCTCCCCCAGGACCTGCTTCCCGAGCCCTCGGCTGGGCTGCCCCACAGCTTGCACCGGGACG ACTTCAGCTACTTCCAGCTCCGGGCTCACCTGTACCAGGCACGAGGAGTGTTGGCAGCGGATGACACTGGGCTGTCGGACCCCTTTGCTCGAGTGCTCATTTCTACCCAGTGCCAGACCACACGG GTCCTGGAGCAGACCCTGAGCCCCCTGTGGGATGAGCTCCTAGTGTTTGATCAGTTGATCGTGGACGGAAGGAGGGAACACTTGCAGCAGGAGCCGCCCTTAGTGATCATCAACGTCTTTGACCACAATAAGTTT GGCCCCGCTGTGTTCCTGGGCAGGGCGCTGGCTGCCCCGAGGGTAAAGCTGATGGAGGACCCTTACCAACACCCTGAACTGCAGTTCTTCCCCTTGAAGAAGGGACCTCGGGCAGCCGGAGAGCTCATCGCCACCTTTGAACTCATTGAGCTGGACTACAGTGGCCGGCTTGAG CCCTCGGTGCCCAGTGATGTGGAACCCCAGGACCTGACATCCCTGGTTAAACCCCTCTCCGGACGTCTATCCCTGCCACCCAGTGTGCACCCGGTGCTCAGGGAGTTCCGTGTTGAG GTGCTGTTCTGGGGTCTGAGGGGCCTCGGTCGTGTACATCTGTTTGAGGTGGAGCAGCCCCAGGTTGTGCTGGAGTTGGCTGGGCGACGTGTGGAGtctgaggtcctggccagttaccGTGACAGCCCCAATTTCACTGAGCTCGTCAGACATCTGACAGTG gaCTTGCCAGAGCGGCCTTACCTGCAGCCCCCACTCAGCATCCTAGTAATTGAACGCCGGGCGTTTGGCCGTACAGTGCTCGTGGGTTCCCACATTGTTCCCCACATGATGCGATTCACACTCCGGGATCATGAGGATCCCcttgaggaggaaggggaagaggaaacgGACTTGATACCCAAGGAACCTGAAG GACAGAAGTCCTTGGACCCCTTATTTGTTGAAGCAGGGATGCCCACGCGGCTCCTGAAG ACTCCTCTCAAGAAGCTGCCCCCGAGAAGCCTTCTGAATCAGGGATCAGAGCTGGAGGAGGACATCCCAGATCCTGAAGAGCTTGACTGGTGGTCCAAGTACTACGCTTCGCTGCAGGCGCTCCAGGGGCAG CCCAGCTTTGACGAGGATGAAATGGATGGTCCTGGAGACTCAG ATGCGGTCAACCTCACTTCCGTGGATGGGGAAGCCCAAGACCAGGGTCAGGCTGAAGTCAAAGGCACCGTGTCCCTGAAAAAGGCCATCACCACTCTGAAG ATCTACACCAGCTCCCTGGAGGAAGAGTTTAACCACTTTGAAGACTGGCTGACGGTGTTTCCGCTGTATCGAGGGCAAGGGGGccaggatggagatggggaggaagaAGGATCTAGGAATGTTGTGGGCAAGTTTAAG GGCTCCTTCCTTATTTACCCCGAATCAGAGGCAGTATCATATTTGGAGCCCCAGATCTCCCGGGGGATCCCACAGAACCGGCCCATCAAGCTCTTGGTCAGAGTCTATGTCGTCAAG GCTACTAACCTGGCTCCCGCGGACCCCAATGGCAAAGCAGACCCCTATGTGGTGGTGAGCGCTGGCCGGGAGCGGCAGGACACCAAGGAGCGCTATATCCCCAAGCAGCTGAACCCCATCTTTGGAGA GATCCTGGAGCTCAGCGTCTCTCTTCCAGCTGAGACGGAGCTGACCGTGGCTGTGTTTGATCATGACCTCGTGGGTTCTGACGACCTCATCGGGGAGACCCACATTGATCTGGAAAACCGATTCTATAGCCACCACAGGGCCAACTGCGGGCTGGCCTCCCAGTATAACGT GGATGGGTACAATGCCTGGCGCGACGCATTCCGGCCTTCACAGATCCTGGCGGGGCTGTGCCAACACtgtggcctccctgcccctgAATACCGAGTCGGGGCTGTCAAGGTGGGCAGCAAAGTCTTTCTGACACCGCCTGAGACCCGGCTCCCAG ATAGGGGGGGACCCAAAGTGGCAAGTGAGGTCCCTGAGGAGGAGGGCCAGGCATTGCTTGTGCTGCGGCGCTGGCAGGAGATGCCAGGTTTGGGGATCCAGCTGGTACCTGAGCACGTGGAAACACGGCCCCTCTACCATCCCCGCAGCCCGGGGCTGCTGCAG gGATCCCTTCACTTGTGGATTGACATTTTCCCCCGTGATGTTCCTGCGCCACCCCCAGTTGACATCAAGCCTCGGCAGCCAATCAG CTATGAGCTCAGAGTCATCATCTGGAACACGGAGGATGTGGTTCTGGATGATGTGAACCCACTCACGGGAGAGATGTCAAGTGACATCTACGTGAAAAG CTGGGTGAAGGGGCTGGAGCAGGACAAGCAGGAGACAGATGTGCACTTCAACTCTCTCACTGGGGAGGGGAACTTCAACTGGCGCTTCGTGTTCCGCTTTGACTACCTGCCCACGGAGCGGGAGGTGAGCGTCCGGCGCAAGCCTGGACCCTTCGCCCTGGAGGAGGCCGAGTTCCGGCAGCCGGCCGTGCTGGTCCTGCAGGTCTGGGACTATGACCGCATCTCCGCCAACGACTTCCTTG GATCCTTGGAGCTGCAGCTACCGGACAtggtgcggggcacccgggtccCCGAGCTCTGCTCTGTGCGGCTGGCCCGCGATGGGGCTGCCCCCAGGTGCAGCCTGTTCCGCTGCCGCCGCTTGCGGGGCTGGTGGCCCGTGTTGAAGCTGCGGGAGCCGGAGGACGAGGAGCGGGAGCAGCGGGAGGCCCAGGCCggcaagaagaggaggaagaggaggaaaggccGGCCGGAAGACTTCGAGTTCACAGACGCCGGAGGCAACGCTTACATCCTCACG gggaaggtggaggcagaGTTTGAGCTGCTGACAGTGGAGGAGGCTGAGAAACGGCCCGTGGGGAAGGGGCGGAAGGAACCTGAGCCTTTGGAGAAGCCCAA CCGCCCCAAAACCTCCTTCAACTGGTTCGTGAACCCGCTGAAGACCTTCGTCTTCTTCATCTGTCGCCGGTACTGGCGCATCCTGGTGCTGCTACTGCTCTTGGCGCTGATCgtcatcttcctcctcctggtCTTCTACACCATACCCGGCCAGATCAGCGAGGCCATCTTCCTCCCCCTCCAACACCCTCGTGGCCCTAACGGACCTCAGACACGCGCCCCCTAG